CCGCGACGGACGACGGGACGCTTGAGGCATTCCCATCGGAGGACGAAAACGAACCCGAAGACTGCGACTGTGATGGCCTCGGCGGCTTCCCGTGCTGGCCGTGCGTAAGGATGGGACGAAAGGAACTGCCGAACTAACCCCCCGCTTCAGCTCTTTTTATCCAGAGTACGGCAAGTGACGGTCTCAGATAGCACCGACCAGCGAACGCTAACGAAAAGCGGGAATACAATGACGATGACATCTCCGAAACACGGGCGATCTTGCTTGACCGAGTGCGAACACACAAAGTGTACGTCACCGCTATGTAGTTTCTTGATTTCATTTGCTGAGTAAGTATCTGAAAAGATCCTGCGAATTGAAGAC
This Haladaptatus sp. R4 DNA region includes the following protein-coding sequences:
- a CDS encoding SWIM zinc finger family protein encodes the protein MTEELMACTCPHHVHRNAVCKHMAAVETATDDGTLEAFPSEDENEPEDCDCDGLGGFPCWPCVRMGRKELPN